TCGGTTGGAGAAGGCGGTGACCAATGTCTCGCCGGTAGTATTTGCCCTCAAAATGGATGCAATTAGCCGCTGCATAGGCGTGGGCAATCGCTTGGTCAAAGGTTGCTCCCGTAGCGGTTACCCCTAACACTCGCCCCCCATCGGCGATCAACTTATCTGGCTTCATCTGGGTGCCCCCATGAAAGACTAGGGCACCGAGGTCGGTGGCTTCAGGAATACCCGTAATCACCTGCCCCTTGCGGTAAGCGTCGGGATAGCCCTCGACTGCCAGAACCACACAGGCTGCTTGCTCTGGCTTCCAGACAATCTCCGGTTGTTGCTGGAGCTGCTGTTGAGCACAGGCAAGTAAGAGAGGTTCGAGGGGACCCTCTAGCAGGGGTAAAATCACTTGGGTTTCCGGATCCCCAAACCGACAGTTAAATTCAATCACCTGGGGATCGCCCTGGGGGGTGATCATCAGTCCGGCGTAAAGTACCCCTCGGTAATCAATTTGGCGATCGCGCAGGGCAGCGATCGCGGGTTCCAAAATCTGCTCCTGGATTCGCTGCATCAGCGTCGGGGTGACGAGGGGAGCAGGGGCGTAAGCTCCCATACCGCCCGTATTGGCACCAGTATCTTGCTCTCCAATTCGCTTATAATCCTGGGCGGCTACCAGGGGGCGAATGGTCAGTCCATCGGTGAGGGCTAACACCGAGACTTCTTCACCTGTCAGGCAGGACTCAATCACTAGGGTGTTGCCTGCGAGACCAAACTTACCCTGAAATGCCTCCTGAATCGCAGTCTGGGCAGTTTCCAAGGTAGTTGCGACGGTCACCCCTTTGCCAGCGGCCAATCCATCTGCCTTAATCACAATCGGCACCCCCTCTCTTTGGACATAGTCCCAGGCTGATGCTGGCTCTGTGAATACTGCGGCGGCAGCGGTGGGAATTCCGACGGCTTGCATCAGGGTTTTTGCCCAAGCTTTACTGCTCTCAATTTGGGCACCCGCCTGGGTGGGGCCAAACACGGTTAACCCTTCCTGGCGCAAATAATCAGTGATGCCAAGAGCAAGGGGAAGTTCAGGGCCAACAACGATCAGCCCTGTATTTTGGACCTGGGCAAAGCGGGCAATCCCTTCAAAATCATCCACATTCAGCGGCAAATTTCGGCAGCCCTCCAGACTGGCAGTGCCCCCATTCCCCGGTACACAAAACACTTGGGTGACGACCTTGGATTGCAGTAACTTCCAAGCTAAGGCATGTTCTCGACCGCCATTACCCACAACTAAAACTTTCATATGATCCTCACTTCAAAATCATCAACTGGATGGGGCTGGCCTGCCACTGCCTATGATTGGGAACTGAGACAGAACCCCAATCGCCTGTGGTAGCTTAAGTTCATAAATGGTATGGAACCAGTTACCTGCTGCCTCTAGAGCCGAAGGACGAAACCATTAATGGTTTGATTAATGATCGTTGGCGAAATCAAATTTTCTCACCGCATCAAATGCATTTCATTATGTCATGTCATCCCAGATCCCTCCGCCCAGTTTGCCGGCAACGCTGGTACATAGGGGTGGCTGCGTTGAGCCAGGTAACCCTGCTACTGGTTGGGTTCAGCCCTCTCCCACTCCTGGCAGAGACACCTGCCAAACCCTCAGCCTTCCCATTCAACCCCCTGGAAATGACCACCTCCGATCCCCTGTTACCATCGGGAGCTGGGGATCGTCCCCTATCAAAAACGGAGCGCGTCTTTCTCTTAAAAGCGGTCAATGAACTCAATGCTCAAGGGACAGCTGCTTTTACCGCCAAGAACAAAGTCTTGGCCTTTGAGATCTGGTTTCGGGAATTGCGCCTGCGGCGCTATTTAGGGACATTAGATGAAATTCAAGCCCTCGGGCGGGTGGGCGATCGCGCGTGGAAGGAGAACCAGGCCACCCATCTGCGGGTGATTACAGAACGGCTGCAAGCGATTGAACTGGGTCTCACCAGCCCTCCGTTGCCGCTCTCGGAATTGGTGACTTTACAGTCGGCCCTAGGGCAATCCTACGAGCAAATTCGGGCTCCCGAATTGGCCTTGGGTGTTTATGGGCAGTTGATGGCTCGGGCGCGAGCCTCTGGAGATTTGAAGGCGCAGGAGCAATTTCTCACCATGATTGCCGAAGTCTATTTCAACTGGTTCGACTACCCCCAGGCCACGGCTGCCTATCAGGAACTCCTGGTACTGGTGCGCCAAAAGCCAGCGCCTCTAGTGCTGACCCCGCCCCGGCGATCGCCCACAACCAGTAATCCTAGCCAACGCAACACCCCCGGTATGCCTCCGGGAGAGCCGCTGACTGAAGTAGAAATTCTGTTACAACTGGCTTACCTGGCGGAGCAAGATAAAAAACCAGAAGCCGCGATCGCGGCCCAGGAGCAGTTAATTCAGATCTATCTCAAAGCCCAAGATCCGAAGCCAATTCCGGCCTTAAAACTGGCGATCGCCCAGAACTACCAGGCACTCAATCGCATGGATCAAGCCTTGAAATACTATCAGGAGACCTACAACCTGGGCGTTCCTCTCAACCAATTTGTCTATGCTGCGGATGCCCTGGAACAGGTGGCTAACTTCTACCGTTCCCAGAACCAACTCAAAGAAGCCTTGGGGATCTACCAGTATTTATTAGATGTGAATCAACAGTCCGACAATCTAATGGGGCGGATGACCACCTTTGATCAAATGGGGCAGATTTACCTGCTGCAAAAGTCATATCCCCAAGCGATCGCAGCTTTTCGACGGGGGTTGGAGCTTTCCAAGCAACTCAACTACCGGCAAGAGTATTTCCAAGCTCGCATT
Above is a genomic segment from Neosynechococcus sphagnicola sy1 containing:
- the purD gene encoding phosphoribosylamine--glycine ligase, producing MKVLVVGNGGREHALAWKLLQSKVVTQVFCVPGNGGTASLEGCRNLPLNVDDFEGIARFAQVQNTGLIVVGPELPLALGITDYLRQEGLTVFGPTQAGAQIESSKAWAKTLMQAVGIPTAAAAVFTEPASAWDYVQREGVPIVIKADGLAAGKGVTVATTLETAQTAIQEAFQGKFGLAGNTLVIESCLTGEEVSVLALTDGLTIRPLVAAQDYKRIGEQDTGANTGGMGAYAPAPLVTPTLMQRIQEQILEPAIAALRDRQIDYRGVLYAGLMITPQGDPQVIEFNCRFGDPETQVILPLLEGPLEPLLLACAQQQLQQQPEIVWKPEQAACVVLAVEGYPDAYRKGQVITGIPEATDLGALVFHGGTQMKPDKLIADGGRVLGVTATGATFDQAIAHAYAAANCIHFEGKYYRRDIGHRLLQPIA
- a CDS encoding tetratricopeptide repeat protein, which encodes MAALSQVTLLLVGFSPLPLLAETPAKPSAFPFNPLEMTTSDPLLPSGAGDRPLSKTERVFLLKAVNELNAQGTAAFTAKNKVLAFEIWFRELRLRRYLGTLDEIQALGRVGDRAWKENQATHLRVITERLQAIELGLTSPPLPLSELVTLQSALGQSYEQIRAPELALGVYGQLMARARASGDLKAQEQFLTMIAEVYFNWFDYPQATAAYQELLVLVRQKPAPLVLTPPRRSPTTSNPSQRNTPGMPPGEPLTEVEILLQLAYLAEQDKKPEAAIAAQEQLIQIYLKAQDPKPIPALKLAIAQNYQALNRMDQALKYYQETYNLGVPLNQFVYAADALEQVANFYRSQNQLKEALGIYQYLLDVNQQSDNLMGRMTTFDQMGQIYLLQKSYPQAIAAFRRGLELSKQLNYRQEYFQARIQEVTRQQAQ